The Tigriopus californicus strain San Diego chromosome 5, Tcal_SD_v2.1, whole genome shotgun sequence genome includes a region encoding these proteins:
- the LOC131880792 gene encoding equilibrative nucleoside transporter 1-like isoform X3, translating to MSFFHRRDAPLASMEDISAYATPMSTPGPTPGGSPKTRARWSYRSSSGSLYEPLLINPDPEACLESPRKENFGPPMLSSTPSHPKRPLHVIPETGEIPKRFGSPARDQLLLRKAVVTNGKQHIPRHYSRRHQPAPLFLQQRSPNPSPKSSSRSIEGKNGDLYPLETRVVEPIQDSEKVWIWPTKKAWNPSEFSQEESARILDPEKDEILGKNEKQVQFVTPRRFSPPKSERDSRSILSDKCGHRICPTDELYFYGGDVSNPPSDRWNLIYLTLVLHGVGTLMPWNMFITAKERGDWSSTVTQYFVDYKLGKDYTGADILYATYFLQYIGFAAQVPNVIFNWINVFLNASGTLTSRIVWTLLVEVIIFVITISLAMIDSSKWPGIFFYITLFSVIILNMVNGIYQNTIYGLAAKLPFKYTGAVVLGSNLSGTIVALVNIISIAMAPNPRTAAIYYFITALFILLACFDTYFALPLNRFFRYHDHMYNQALQEKRNRSVIHAIPYWNVFKKCFPQCFNVFFTFFVTLTIFPAIFADIAQVDESFFIPKRYFSALTCFLTFNLSAVFGNLIPSIFKWPSPRWLFAPILLRFFFIPFFLLCNFRPIGVERLWPVLIHWDWAYWIGGALMGLTNGYFSSMAMMLCPRSVEPEYASTAGMFGAASIVTGIFSGIGFSYLMPVLVSHPDFNFEEPSWWPHFVG from the exons ATGAGTTTCTTCCATCGTCGCGATGCTCCCTTGGCTAGTATGGAGGACATCAGTGCTTACGCCACGCCCATGTCCACCCCTGGTCCTACCCCGGGAGGATCACCCAAGACTCGAGCTCGGTGGAGTTATCGATCCAGCTCTGGATCACTATATGAGCCTTTGCTCATTAATCCTGATCCAGAAGCTTGCCTGGAGTCTCctcgaaaagaaaactttggtCCTCCTATGCTCTCCAGTACTCCTAGTCATCCTAAAAGACCGCTGCATGTGATCCCGGAAACTGGGGAAATCCCCAAGAGATTTGGATCGCCAGCTCGAGATCAATTGCTCTTGAGAAAAGCTGTGGTTACCAATGGGAAGCAACATATTCCACGGCATTACTCTCGGAGACATCAGCCGGCTCCACTCTTTCTGCAACAAAGAAGTCCCAATCCTTCGCCTAAAAGTTCGAGTAGATCCATTGAGGGAAAGAACGGAGACCTGTACCCGTTAGAAACAAGGGTTGTGGAACCCATTCAAGACTCGGAAAAAGTATGGATTTGGCCCACCAAGAAAGCTTGGAATCCGTCAGAATTCTCGCAAGAAGAAAGTGCCAGAATCCTTGATCCTGAAAAAGACGAGATTTTGGGgaagaatgaaaaacaagttcaatttGTCACTCCAAGAAGATTTAGCCCCCCTAAGTCGGAACGAGATTCCAGGTCCATTCTCTCTGACAAATGTGGTCATCGAATTTGCCCCACTGACGAACTTTATTTTTATGGAGGGGATGTTAGCAATCCTCCATCAGATAG GtggaatttgatttatttgaccTTGGTTCTTCATGGAGTTGGAACATTGATGCCATGGAACATGTTCATCACTGCCAAAGAG AGAGGAGACTGGTCCAGCACGGTAACACAG TACTTTGTGGACTACAAACTGGGAAAGGATTACACAGGAGCCGACATCTTGTACGCCACATACTTTCTCCAGTACATTGGTTTTGCCGCACAAGTAcccaatgtcattttcaactGGATCAATGTGTTCTTGAATGCATC GGGGACCTTGACCAGCCGAATCGTGTGGACTCTCCTCGTGGAGGTGATCATCTTTGTCATCACAATCAGTTTGGCCATGATTGATTCAAGCAAATGGCCTGGTATCTTTTTCTACATCACGCTCTTCAGTGTCATCATTCTAAACA TGGTCAATGGCATCTACCAAAATACCATTTACGGGCTTGCCGCCAAACTGCCGTTTAAATACACCGGTGCTGTTGTTCTTGGCTCT AACCTTAGCGGGACTATCGTCGCTCTAGTCAATATCATCTCTATCGCCATGGCTCCCAATCCTCGGACTGCCGCCATCTACTACTTCATCACCGCTTTATTCATCCTCTTGGCATGCTTCGACACCTACTTTGCCCTACCTCTTAAT cgATTCTTCCGTTATCACGATCATATGTACAATCAGGCCTTGCAAGAGAAAAGGAACCGTAGTGTCATCCACGCCATCCCCTATTGGAACGTGTTTAAGAAATGTTTCCCACAGTGTTTCAACGTGTTCTTCACCTTCTTTGTCACCCTCACCATCTTCCCCGCCATCTTTGCCG ATATTGCTCAAGTGGATGAGAGCTTCTTTATTCCGAAGCGCTACTTTTCAGCGTTAACCTGCTTCCTGACCTTCAATCTCAGTGCTGTCTTCGGCAATCTTATTCCGTCAATATTCAAATGG CCTTCGCCTCGTTGGCTATTTGCGCCCATTTTGTTGcgatttttcttcattccaTTCTTCTTGCTCTGCAACTTCCGACCCATCGGAGTGGAACGACTCTGGCCCGTTCTGATCCATTGGGATTGGGCTTACTGGATCGGTGGTGCACTCATGGGTCTCACCAATGGGTACTTCTCTTCTATGGCCATGATGCTTTGCCCAAG ATCTGTGGAGCCTGAGTACGCTTCAACCGCCGGGATGTTTGGCGCAGCTTCAATCGTCACGGGAATCTTCTCTGGCATTGGATTCTCCTACTTGATGCCAGTCTTGGTTTCGCATCCggatttcaactttgaagagCCTTCTTGGTGGCCTCATTTTGTGGGTTGA
- the LOC131880792 gene encoding equilibrative nucleoside transporter 1-like isoform X4, with protein sequence MSFFHRRDAPLASMEDISAYATPMSTPGPTPGGSPKTRARWSYRSSSGSLYEPLLINPDPEACLESPRKENFGPPMLSSTPSHPKRPLHVIPETGEIPKRFGSPARDQLLLRKAVVTNGKQHIPRHYSRRHQPAPLFLQQRSPNPSPKSSSRSIEGKNGDLYPLETRVVEPIQDSEKVWIWPTKKAWNPSEFSQEESARILDPEKDEILGKNEKQVQFVTPRRFSPPKSERDSRSILSDKCGHRICPTDELYFYGGDVSNPPSDRWNLIYLTLVLHGVGTLMPWNMFITAKEYFVDYKLGKDYTGADILYATYFLQYIGFAAQVPNVIFNWINVFLNASGTLTSRIVWTLLVEVIIFVITISLAMIDSSKWPGIFFYITLFSVIILNMVNGIYQNTIYGLAAKLPFKYTGAVVLGSNLSGTIVALVNIISIAMAPNPRTAAIYYFITALFILLACFDTYFALPLNRFFRYHDHMYNQALQEKRNRSVIHAIPYWNVFKKCFPQCFNVFFTFFVTLTIFPAIFADIAQVDESFFIPKRYFSALTCFLTFNLSAVFGNLIPSIFKWPSPRWLFAPILLRFFFIPFFLLCNFRPIGVERLWPVLIHWDWAYWIGGALMGLTNGYFSSMAMMLCPRSVEPEYASTAGMFGAASIVTGIFSGIGFSYLMPVLVSHPDFNFEEPSWWPHFVG encoded by the exons ATGAGTTTCTTCCATCGTCGCGATGCTCCCTTGGCTAGTATGGAGGACATCAGTGCTTACGCCACGCCCATGTCCACCCCTGGTCCTACCCCGGGAGGATCACCCAAGACTCGAGCTCGGTGGAGTTATCGATCCAGCTCTGGATCACTATATGAGCCTTTGCTCATTAATCCTGATCCAGAAGCTTGCCTGGAGTCTCctcgaaaagaaaactttggtCCTCCTATGCTCTCCAGTACTCCTAGTCATCCTAAAAGACCGCTGCATGTGATCCCGGAAACTGGGGAAATCCCCAAGAGATTTGGATCGCCAGCTCGAGATCAATTGCTCTTGAGAAAAGCTGTGGTTACCAATGGGAAGCAACATATTCCACGGCATTACTCTCGGAGACATCAGCCGGCTCCACTCTTTCTGCAACAAAGAAGTCCCAATCCTTCGCCTAAAAGTTCGAGTAGATCCATTGAGGGAAAGAACGGAGACCTGTACCCGTTAGAAACAAGGGTTGTGGAACCCATTCAAGACTCGGAAAAAGTATGGATTTGGCCCACCAAGAAAGCTTGGAATCCGTCAGAATTCTCGCAAGAAGAAAGTGCCAGAATCCTTGATCCTGAAAAAGACGAGATTTTGGGgaagaatgaaaaacaagttcaatttGTCACTCCAAGAAGATTTAGCCCCCCTAAGTCGGAACGAGATTCCAGGTCCATTCTCTCTGACAAATGTGGTCATCGAATTTGCCCCACTGACGAACTTTATTTTTATGGAGGGGATGTTAGCAATCCTCCATCAGATAG GtggaatttgatttatttgaccTTGGTTCTTCATGGAGTTGGAACATTGATGCCATGGAACATGTTCATCACTGCCAAAGAG TACTTTGTGGACTACAAACTGGGAAAGGATTACACAGGAGCCGACATCTTGTACGCCACATACTTTCTCCAGTACATTGGTTTTGCCGCACAAGTAcccaatgtcattttcaactGGATCAATGTGTTCTTGAATGCATC GGGGACCTTGACCAGCCGAATCGTGTGGACTCTCCTCGTGGAGGTGATCATCTTTGTCATCACAATCAGTTTGGCCATGATTGATTCAAGCAAATGGCCTGGTATCTTTTTCTACATCACGCTCTTCAGTGTCATCATTCTAAACA TGGTCAATGGCATCTACCAAAATACCATTTACGGGCTTGCCGCCAAACTGCCGTTTAAATACACCGGTGCTGTTGTTCTTGGCTCT AACCTTAGCGGGACTATCGTCGCTCTAGTCAATATCATCTCTATCGCCATGGCTCCCAATCCTCGGACTGCCGCCATCTACTACTTCATCACCGCTTTATTCATCCTCTTGGCATGCTTCGACACCTACTTTGCCCTACCTCTTAAT cgATTCTTCCGTTATCACGATCATATGTACAATCAGGCCTTGCAAGAGAAAAGGAACCGTAGTGTCATCCACGCCATCCCCTATTGGAACGTGTTTAAGAAATGTTTCCCACAGTGTTTCAACGTGTTCTTCACCTTCTTTGTCACCCTCACCATCTTCCCCGCCATCTTTGCCG ATATTGCTCAAGTGGATGAGAGCTTCTTTATTCCGAAGCGCTACTTTTCAGCGTTAACCTGCTTCCTGACCTTCAATCTCAGTGCTGTCTTCGGCAATCTTATTCCGTCAATATTCAAATGG CCTTCGCCTCGTTGGCTATTTGCGCCCATTTTGTTGcgatttttcttcattccaTTCTTCTTGCTCTGCAACTTCCGACCCATCGGAGTGGAACGACTCTGGCCCGTTCTGATCCATTGGGATTGGGCTTACTGGATCGGTGGTGCACTCATGGGTCTCACCAATGGGTACTTCTCTTCTATGGCCATGATGCTTTGCCCAAG ATCTGTGGAGCCTGAGTACGCTTCAACCGCCGGGATGTTTGGCGCAGCTTCAATCGTCACGGGAATCTTCTCTGGCATTGGATTCTCCTACTTGATGCCAGTCTTGGTTTCGCATCCggatttcaactttgaagagCCTTCTTGGTGGCCTCATTTTGTGGGTTGA
- the LOC131880684 gene encoding uncharacterized protein LOC131880684 has product MPPSSIHVGISAWVFWLLLSDLIVISVFSFPQARSEEGFYPDHVFYDPYHGPGRSYYIRGYPAVDDHQMYLAKFNGAQGSIDSQLVEALIRNYLDGRHMDGLVDEDEVRRLLQFNGAQGSIDSQLVEALIRNYLDGRHMDGLVDEDEVRRLLQVRKRGELLT; this is encoded by the exons ATGCCGCCAAGTTCAATTCACGTAGGAATTTCTGCTTGGGTCTTCTGGCTTCTTCTCAGTGACTTGATTGTGATCAGCGTGTTCTCGTTTCCGCAAGCGAGAAGCGAAGAGGGATTCTATCCGGACCACGTCTTCTATGATCCATACCATGGACCTGGGCGTTCCTACTATATCAGGGGATACCCTGCTGTAGATGACCATCAAATGTATTTAGCTAAG TTTAATGGAGCCCAGGGAAGCATCGACTCCCAACTCGTGGAAGCCTTGATCCGAAATTATTTGGACGGTCGTCATATGGACGGTTTAGTCGACGAAGACGAAGTCCGAAGACTCTTGCAA TTTAATGGAGCCCAGGGAAGCATCGACTCCCAACTCGTGGAAGCCTTGATCCGAAATTATTTGGACGGTCGTCATATGGACGGTTTAGTCGACGAAGACGAAGTCCGAAGACTCTTGCAAGTGCGGAAACGGGGAGAGCTCCTCACCTAG